From the Streptomyces sp. KMM 9044 genome, one window contains:
- a CDS encoding DUF4236 domain-containing protein, whose protein sequence is MPLTFRKSFRIFPGVRLNINKRSWSVTTGGGRGPRHTTSSTGRRTTSMDLPGPFGWRRTRSTRRGRRH, encoded by the coding sequence GTGCCGCTCACGTTCCGCAAGAGCTTCAGGATCTTTCCGGGGGTGCGCCTCAACATCAACAAGCGCTCCTGGTCCGTCACCACCGGCGGCGGGCGCGGGCCGCGCCACACCACGAGCAGCACCGGACGTCGCACGACATCGATGGATCTGCCCGGGCCTTTCGGATGGCGGCGCACGCGCAGCACCCGACGCGGCAGGCGGCACTGA
- a CDS encoding lytic polysaccharide monooxygenase auxiliary activity family 9 protein, whose translation MIPTRTRGGTAPRPTLPTRTRALFLVLVSLLATLPAVGLVMTAGGEAEAHGTPMKPASRTFLCWQDGLTDTGEIKPVNPACKAAAQVSGTTPFYNWFSVLRSDGAGRTDGFVPDGQLCSGGNSSFTGFNQPRDDWPLTHLTSGATVDFSYNAWAAHPGWFYVYITKDGFDPTQTLTWDDMEEQPFLSVDHPPLNGSPGTVDANYSWTGQLPGGKSGRHIVYMVWQRSDSAETFYSCSDVVFDGGNGEVTGIKVPGNPPTEPVPGQCTATRSTTGSWNGGYQSQVTVTNSGDVPMLGWMVDWTLPAGQRIDSLWSGNATYQGQDVMVHNAGYNGELDPGESATFGYVTSGSGGDGRTSLPCRVG comes from the coding sequence ATGATCCCGACAAGAACGAGGGGCGGCACCGCTCCCCGGCCCACGCTCCCCACCCGTACCAGAGCCCTCTTCCTGGTCCTCGTCTCCCTCCTCGCCACCCTCCCCGCCGTCGGCCTGGTCATGACCGCGGGCGGCGAGGCGGAGGCGCACGGGACGCCGATGAAGCCCGCCAGCCGCACCTTCCTGTGCTGGCAGGACGGGCTGACCGACACCGGCGAGATCAAGCCGGTCAACCCGGCGTGCAAGGCCGCCGCACAGGTCAGCGGCACCACGCCGTTCTACAACTGGTTCTCCGTACTGCGCTCCGACGGCGCCGGCCGTACCGACGGCTTCGTGCCGGACGGGCAGCTGTGCAGCGGCGGCAACTCCAGCTTCACCGGATTCAACCAGCCGCGCGACGACTGGCCGCTCACCCACCTCACCTCGGGCGCCACCGTCGACTTCTCCTACAACGCCTGGGCCGCGCACCCGGGTTGGTTCTACGTGTACATCACCAAGGACGGCTTCGACCCGACACAGACCCTCACCTGGGACGACATGGAGGAGCAGCCGTTCCTCTCCGTCGACCACCCGCCGCTCAACGGGTCCCCGGGCACCGTCGACGCCAACTACTCCTGGACCGGGCAGCTCCCGGGGGGCAAGTCCGGCCGCCACATCGTCTACATGGTCTGGCAGCGTTCGGACAGCGCGGAGACCTTCTACTCCTGCTCCGACGTCGTCTTCGACGGCGGCAACGGCGAGGTGACCGGCATCAAGGTGCCCGGCAACCCGCCGACCGAGCCCGTCCCCGGCCAGTGCACCGCCACCCGCAGCACGACGGGCAGCTGGAACGGCGGTTACCAGTCCCAGGTGACCGTCACCAACAGCGGTGACGTCCCCATGCTCGGCTGGATGGTCGACTGGACCCTCCCGGCCGGCCAGCGGATCGACAGTCTGTGGAGCGGCAACGCCACCTATCAGGGCCAGGACGTCATGGTCCACAACGCCGGCTACAACGGTGAGCTGGATCCGGGGGAGAGCGCCACCTTCGGCTACGTCACCTCCGGCTCCGGAGGCGACGGCAGAACGAGTCTGCCCTGCCGGGTCGGCTGA
- a CDS encoding helix-turn-helix domain-containing protein yields the protein MPVFNEVGFTPSVSKVSALWSGTPVTVRLDDLDLICAALQCTVADLLVAEPVAGKTPVAQDEGLATAAGEPPRPVPRRSTGAGRPRSLPPN from the coding sequence ATGCCCGTGTTCAATGAAGTCGGCTTCACTCCGTCGGTGTCGAAGGTCTCCGCGCTCTGGTCGGGCACACCGGTAACGGTGCGGTTGGACGACCTGGACCTGATCTGCGCTGCTCTTCAGTGCACGGTCGCGGACCTGCTCGTCGCCGAACCTGTGGCCGGGAAGACGCCGGTGGCCCAGGACGAGGGGCTCGCGACGGCTGCGGGCGAGCCGCCCAGGCCGGTGCCACGCCGGTCCACCGGGGCGGGGCGGCCCAGGTCACTCCCACCGAACTGA
- a CDS encoding tyrosine-type recombinase/integrase, whose translation MRAALPERYRVLIEIGAGLGLRQGEAFGLAREDIDFDQDVVRIRRQVKMVRTKLCFALPKGRKVRDVPLPPSVAKALWRHIDLFTPVPVTMPWDDPSPPQTPVEAKHRRPRTHNLLVAGRERKAINRNYFNSYVWKPALAEAGVIASLEENAPDGARVWEPSREHGYHALRHFYASEQLEAGESVVSLARWLGHSDPGFTLRKYAHFLPRAGARGSAAIDAVFG comes from the coding sequence GTGCGTGCCGCTCTGCCGGAGCGCTACCGAGTCCTCATCGAGATCGGTGCGGGACTCGGGCTCCGGCAAGGAGAGGCGTTCGGCCTGGCCAGGGAGGACATCGACTTCGATCAAGACGTCGTCCGGATCCGACGGCAGGTCAAGATGGTGCGGACGAAGCTGTGCTTCGCACTTCCCAAGGGGCGCAAGGTGCGTGACGTGCCCTTGCCTCCCAGCGTGGCCAAGGCCCTGTGGCGGCACATCGACCTCTTCACGCCCGTGCCGGTCACCATGCCGTGGGACGACCCGAGCCCTCCGCAGACACCGGTGGAAGCCAAGCATCGCCGGCCGAGGACGCACAACCTCCTGGTGGCCGGACGCGAGCGGAAGGCGATCAACCGGAACTACTTCAACTCCTACGTCTGGAAGCCCGCTCTGGCCGAGGCCGGCGTGATCGCCTCGCTGGAGGAGAACGCTCCGGACGGAGCCCGCGTGTGGGAGCCTTCGCGAGAGCACGGCTACCACGCCCTGCGTCACTTCTACGCCTCCGAGCAGTTGGAGGCCGGTGAGTCGGTCGTCTCCTTGGCTCGGTGGCTCGGCCACTCGGATCCCGGGTTCACGCTCCGGAAGTACGCCCACTTCCTGCCCCGCGCGGGCGCACGTGGCAGCGCCGCCATAGACGCCGTTTTCGGGTAG
- a CDS encoding GH92 family glycosyl hydrolase encodes MQHGVRHRWGPVVVAATAFAVAGASPGVAVALPGAPAKADREFASSFEAGEPAPDWLNTVDTTPGGKKRASGVDGGYSSGIPGNVTDHVTDVRASSENAGGGEVKENLVDGEPSSKWLAFTSTGWAEFDLDAPVEVVRYALTSANDFAPRDPRDWTLKGSADGENWTALDTRSGETFAERFQTKIYDLDASAVAGYRHFRLEITRNGGADALQLADVQFSTGGTEEPVPQDMLSLVDRGPSGSPTAKSGAGFTGKRALRYAGRHTADGRAHSYNKVFDVQVKVDRRTELSYKIFPSMTDGDLDYDATNVSVDLAFTDGTYLSDLRATDQHGFPLTPRGQGDAKVLYVNQWNSVESGIGLVAAGKTVDRILVAYDSPKGPAKFRGWLDDVSLKPVRPERPKAHLSDYAVTTRGTNSSSGFSRGNNFPATAVPHGFNFWTPVTNAGSLSWLYDYARGNNADNLPTIQAFSASHEPSPWMGDRQTFQVLPSAASGTPELGREERELAFRHENETARPYYYGVRFENGQKAEIAPTDHAAVMRFTYPGDDASVLFDNVTDQAGLTLDEENGTFSGYSDVKSGLSTGATRLFVHGEFDKPVTDGSAEGVKGRLRFDAGKDRTVTLRLATSLISVGQAKDNLRQEIPEGRSFDSVKRSAQRQWDRLLGKVEVEGATPDQLTTLYSSLYRLYLYPNSGFEKVDGTYKYASPFSKMPQPDTPTHTGAKIVDGKVYVNNGFWDTYRTTWPAYSFLTPSQAGELVDGFVQHYKDGGWTSRWSSPGYADLMTGTSSDVAFADAYVKGVNFDAEAAYDAAVKNATVVPPSSGVGRKGMETSPFLGYTGTETHEGLSWALEGYLNDYGIARMGKALYEKTGDKRYEEESAYFLDRAQEYVNLFDSGAGFFQGKNPKGDWRVESSKYDPRVWGHDYTETNGWGYAFTAPQDSRGLANLYGGRDGLADKLDEYLATPETASPEFKGSYGGVIHEMTEARDVRMGMYGHSNQVAHHALYMYDAAGQPWKTQKNVREVLSRLYTGSEIGQGYHGDEDNGEQSAWFLFSSLGFYPLVMGSGEYAVGSPLFKKTTVHLENGRELVVKAPKNSAKNVYVQGLKVNGKRWDKTSLPHSVLAKGGVLEFDMGPRPSSWGTGKKAAPVSITQDDEVPTPREDVLKAEGALFDNSSATGATASTVDLPVGGETKAVQYTLTSSGQAEAPTGWVLQGSSDGTTWKTLDKRDRRADDPDAFRWDRQTRAFSVDRPGTYGHYRLVLSGEAALTEVELLS; translated from the coding sequence ATGCAGCACGGAGTTCGGCACAGATGGGGCCCGGTGGTCGTCGCGGCGACCGCCTTCGCCGTGGCGGGGGCCTCCCCGGGCGTCGCGGTCGCACTTCCCGGGGCACCCGCGAAGGCGGACCGGGAGTTCGCTTCGTCGTTCGAGGCCGGTGAACCCGCCCCCGACTGGCTGAACACCGTCGACACCACACCGGGCGGCAAGAAGCGCGCCTCGGGCGTCGACGGCGGTTACAGCAGCGGCATACCGGGCAATGTCACCGACCACGTCACGGACGTGCGCGCCAGCTCGGAGAACGCGGGCGGCGGGGAGGTGAAGGAGAACCTCGTCGACGGCGAGCCCAGCAGCAAGTGGCTGGCCTTCACGTCCACCGGCTGGGCCGAGTTCGACCTGGACGCACCGGTCGAGGTGGTCCGGTACGCGCTCACCTCGGCCAACGACTTCGCCCCGCGCGACCCGCGGGACTGGACCCTGAAGGGCTCGGCCGACGGCGAGAACTGGACGGCCCTCGACACCCGTTCGGGCGAAACGTTCGCCGAGCGCTTCCAGACGAAGATCTACGACCTGGACGCGTCGGCCGTCGCCGGGTACCGGCACTTCCGGCTGGAGATCACCAGGAACGGCGGGGCGGACGCGCTCCAGCTCGCCGACGTCCAGTTCTCCACCGGCGGCACCGAGGAGCCGGTCCCGCAGGACATGCTCTCGCTGGTCGACCGCGGCCCGAGCGGCTCACCGACGGCGAAGTCGGGCGCCGGATTCACCGGAAAGCGTGCCCTGCGTTACGCCGGCCGGCACACGGCCGACGGGCGCGCCCACTCCTACAACAAGGTCTTCGACGTCCAGGTGAAGGTCGACCGCCGTACGGAGCTGTCGTACAAGATCTTCCCGTCGATGACGGACGGCGACCTCGACTACGACGCCACGAACGTCTCCGTCGACCTGGCCTTCACCGACGGCACCTACCTGAGCGACCTGCGCGCCACCGACCAGCACGGCTTCCCGCTGACGCCTCGGGGTCAGGGCGACGCCAAGGTGCTGTACGTCAACCAGTGGAACAGCGTCGAGTCGGGGATCGGCTTGGTCGCGGCCGGCAAAACCGTCGACCGGATCCTGGTGGCGTACGACTCCCCCAAGGGCCCCGCGAAGTTCCGGGGCTGGCTGGACGACGTGTCGCTGAAGCCGGTGCGGCCCGAGCGGCCGAAGGCCCACCTGTCCGACTACGCGGTGACGACCCGGGGCACCAACTCCAGCAGCGGCTTCTCACGCGGCAACAACTTCCCGGCGACCGCCGTGCCGCACGGCTTCAACTTCTGGACGCCGGTGACCAACGCCGGTTCCCTGAGCTGGCTGTACGACTACGCGCGCGGCAACAACGCGGACAACCTGCCGACGATCCAGGCGTTCAGCGCGAGTCACGAGCCGAGCCCCTGGATGGGCGACCGGCAGACCTTCCAGGTGCTGCCGTCCGCCGCCTCCGGCACCCCGGAACTGGGCCGTGAGGAAAGGGAGCTGGCCTTCCGGCACGAGAACGAGACCGCGCGGCCGTACTACTACGGGGTGCGGTTCGAGAACGGCCAGAAGGCGGAGATCGCGCCGACGGACCACGCGGCGGTCATGCGCTTCACCTATCCCGGCGACGACGCGAGCGTCCTGTTCGACAACGTCACCGACCAGGCCGGCCTGACCCTCGACGAGGAGAACGGCACCTTCAGCGGCTACTCGGACGTGAAGTCCGGGCTGTCCACGGGCGCCACCCGGCTGTTCGTGCACGGCGAGTTCGACAAGCCGGTGACGGACGGCTCCGCCGAGGGCGTCAAGGGCCGTCTGCGGTTCGACGCGGGCAAGGACCGGACGGTCACCCTGCGCCTGGCCACCTCGCTCATCAGCGTCGGCCAGGCGAAGGACAACCTGCGCCAGGAGATCCCCGAGGGCCGCTCCTTCGACTCGGTCAAGCGCAGCGCCCAGCGGCAGTGGGACAGGCTGCTCGGCAAGGTCGAGGTCGAGGGCGCCACCCCGGACCAGTTGACCACGCTCTACTCGAGCCTCTACCGGCTGTACCTGTACCCGAACTCGGGCTTCGAGAAGGTCGACGGCACGTACAAGTACGCCTCTCCCTTCTCGAAGATGCCCCAGCCCGACACCCCGACGCACACCGGCGCGAAGATCGTGGACGGGAAGGTGTACGTCAACAACGGCTTCTGGGACACCTACCGGACCACCTGGCCGGCGTACTCCTTCCTGACCCCCTCCCAGGCGGGTGAGCTGGTCGACGGGTTCGTGCAGCACTACAAGGACGGCGGCTGGACCTCCCGCTGGTCCTCCCCCGGCTACGCCGACCTGATGACCGGCACCTCCTCGGACGTCGCGTTCGCCGACGCGTACGTCAAGGGCGTGAACTTCGACGCGGAGGCGGCGTACGACGCGGCCGTGAAGAACGCCACCGTCGTGCCCCCGTCGTCGGGCGTCGGCCGCAAGGGCATGGAGACCTCACCCTTCCTCGGCTACACCGGCACGGAGACGCACGAGGGCCTGTCGTGGGCGCTCGAGGGCTACCTCAACGACTACGGCATCGCCCGGATGGGCAAGGCCCTGTACGAGAAGACCGGCGACAAGCGCTACGAGGAGGAGTCCGCCTACTTCCTCGACCGGGCCCAGGAGTACGTCAACCTGTTCGACTCCGGGGCCGGGTTCTTCCAGGGGAAGAACCCGAAGGGCGACTGGCGCGTCGAGTCCTCGAAGTACGACCCGCGGGTGTGGGGCCACGACTACACCGAGACGAACGGCTGGGGCTACGCCTTCACCGCCCCGCAGGACAGCCGGGGTCTGGCCAACCTGTACGGCGGGCGCGACGGTCTCGCGGACAAGCTCGACGAGTACCTCGCCACCCCGGAGACGGCCTCCCCGGAGTTCAAGGGCTCCTACGGCGGGGTCATCCACGAGATGACCGAGGCGCGGGACGTCCGGATGGGCATGTACGGGCACTCCAACCAGGTGGCCCACCACGCCCTGTACATGTACGACGCGGCCGGGCAGCCCTGGAAGACGCAGAAGAACGTCCGTGAGGTGCTGTCGCGGCTCTACACCGGCAGCGAGATCGGGCAGGGCTACCACGGGGACGAGGACAACGGCGAGCAGTCGGCCTGGTTCCTGTTCTCCTCCCTCGGCTTCTACCCACTGGTGATGGGCAGCGGCGAGTACGCCGTCGGCTCCCCGCTGTTCAAGAAGACGACCGTGCACCTGGAGAACGGCCGTGAGCTGGTCGTCAAGGCGCCGAAGAACAGTGCGAAGAACGTGTACGTCCAGGGTCTGAAGGTCAACGGCAAGAGGTGGGACAAGACCTCGCTGCCGCACTCGGTGCTCGCGAAGGGCGGGGTCCTGGAGTTCGACATGGGCCCGCGGCCCTCGTCGTGGGGCACCGGCAAGAAGGCGGCGCCCGTGTCGATCACCCAGGACGACGAGGTGCCCACGCCCCGCGAGGACGTGCTGAAGGCCGAGGGCGCCCTGTTCGACAACTCCTCGGCGACCGGCGCCACGGCGTCCACGGTCGACCTGCCCGTGGGCGGGGAGACGAAGGCGGTCCAGTACACGCTGACGTCCTCGGGACAGGCCGAGGCGCCCACGGGCTGGGTCCTGCAGGGGTCGTCGGACGGCACGACGTGGAAGACCCTCGACAAGCGCGACAGGCGGGCGGACGACCCGGACGCCTTCCGCTGGGACCGGCAGACACGGGCCTTCTCGGTGGACAGGCCGGGGACGTACGGCCACTACCGGCTGGTCCTCAGCGGTGAGGCGGCGCTGACGGAGGTGGAACTCCTGAGCTGA
- the acnA gene encoding aconitate hydratase AcnA, whose product MSANSFDARSTLQVGDESYEIFRLDKVEGAARLPYSLKVLLENLLRTEDGANITADHIRALGSWDSQAQPSEEIQFTPARVIMQDFTGVPCVVDLATMREAVKELGGDPAKINPLAPAELVIDHSVIADKFGTNDAFKQNVDLEYGRNKERYQFLRWGQTAFDEFKVVPPGTGIVHQVNIEHLARVVMTRGGKAYPDTLVGTDSHTTMVNGLGVLGWGVGGIEAEAAMLGQPVSMLIPRVVGFKLTGELQPGTTATDLVLTITEMLRKHGVVGKFVEFYGEGVAATSLANRATIGNMSPEFGSTAAIFPIDDETLNYMRLTGRSDQQVALVEAYAKEQGLWLDPQAEPDFSEKLELDLATVVPSVAGPKRPQDRIVLADAKAQFAQDVRNYVKDSGDVDEASKESFPASDAPAISNGAPSNKVKVTAPDGTEYELDHGAVTVAAITSCTNTSNPYVMVAAALVAKKAVEKGLTRKPWVKTTLAPGSKVVTDYFDKAGLTPYLDKVGFNLVGYGCTTCIGNSGPLPDEVSKAVNEHDLAVTSVLSGNRNFEGRINPDVKMNYLASPPLVVAYALAGSMTVDITRESLGLDQDGNPVFLKDIWPTEAEVNDVVANTIGEDMFSKSYADVFAGDAQWQALPIPTGDTFEWDTESTYVRKPPYFEGMGMDPAPVEDIAGARVLAKLGDSVTTDHISPAGAIKADTPAGKYLTEHGVERRDFNSYGSRRGNHEVMIRGTFANIRLRNQIAPGTEGGYTRDFTRSAEGEGGAPVSFIYDASRNYIDQGIPLVVLAGKEYGSGSSRDWAAKGTALLGVKAVIAESYERIHRSNLIGMGVLPLQFPEGHTAETLGLTGEETFSFTGVTELNNGTIPGTVKVTTDTGVEFDAVVRIDTPGEADYYRNGGILQYVLRSLIST is encoded by the coding sequence GTGTCGGCGAACAGCTTCGACGCCCGCAGCACGCTGCAGGTGGGCGACGAGTCGTACGAGATCTTCCGGCTGGACAAGGTCGAGGGCGCCGCGCGCCTTCCCTACAGCCTGAAGGTGCTGCTGGAGAACCTGCTCCGCACCGAGGACGGCGCGAACATCACCGCCGACCACATCCGTGCGCTCGGCTCCTGGGACTCCCAGGCCCAGCCGTCGGAGGAGATCCAGTTCACCCCGGCCCGGGTGATCATGCAGGACTTCACCGGTGTCCCCTGTGTCGTGGACCTCGCCACCATGCGCGAGGCCGTCAAGGAACTGGGCGGCGACCCGGCGAAGATCAACCCGCTCGCGCCGGCCGAACTGGTCATCGACCACTCCGTCATCGCCGACAAGTTCGGCACCAACGACGCGTTCAAACAGAACGTCGACCTGGAATACGGCCGCAACAAGGAGCGCTACCAGTTCCTGCGCTGGGGCCAGACCGCCTTCGACGAGTTCAAGGTCGTCCCGCCCGGCACCGGCATCGTCCACCAGGTGAACATCGAGCACCTGGCCCGCGTCGTCATGACCCGTGGCGGCAAGGCCTACCCCGACACCCTGGTCGGCACCGACTCGCACACCACCATGGTCAACGGCCTCGGCGTCCTCGGCTGGGGCGTCGGCGGCATCGAGGCCGAGGCCGCCATGCTCGGCCAGCCGGTCTCCATGCTGATCCCGCGCGTCGTCGGCTTCAAGCTGACCGGCGAGCTGCAGCCCGGCACCACCGCCACCGACCTGGTGCTGACCATCACCGAGATGCTGCGCAAGCACGGCGTCGTCGGCAAGTTCGTCGAGTTCTACGGCGAGGGCGTCGCCGCGACGAGCCTGGCCAACCGCGCCACCATCGGCAACATGTCGCCGGAGTTCGGCTCCACCGCCGCGATCTTCCCGATCGACGACGAGACGCTGAACTACATGCGCCTGACCGGCCGCAGCGACCAGCAGGTCGCCCTCGTCGAGGCGTACGCCAAGGAACAGGGCCTCTGGCTGGACCCGCAGGCCGAGCCGGACTTCTCCGAGAAGCTGGAGCTCGACCTCGCCACGGTCGTGCCCTCCGTCGCCGGCCCGAAGCGCCCTCAGGACCGCATCGTCCTCGCCGACGCCAAGGCCCAGTTCGCCCAGGATGTACGCAACTACGTCAAGGACAGCGGCGACGTCGACGAGGCGAGCAAGGAGTCCTTCCCGGCCTCCGACGCCCCGGCCATCAGCAACGGCGCACCCAGCAACAAGGTGAAGGTCACCGCCCCCGACGGCACCGAGTACGAGCTGGACCACGGCGCCGTCACCGTCGCCGCCATCACCTCCTGCACCAACACGTCGAACCCGTACGTCATGGTCGCCGCCGCCCTGGTGGCGAAGAAGGCGGTCGAGAAGGGCCTGACCCGCAAGCCGTGGGTCAAGACCACTCTCGCCCCGGGCTCCAAGGTCGTCACCGACTACTTCGACAAGGCGGGCCTGACGCCGTACCTCGACAAGGTCGGCTTCAACCTGGTCGGCTACGGCTGCACCACCTGCATCGGCAACTCCGGCCCGCTGCCGGACGAGGTCTCCAAGGCCGTCAACGAGCACGACCTCGCCGTCACCTCGGTCCTCTCCGGAAACCGCAACTTCGAGGGCCGGATCAACCCCGACGTCAAGATGAACTACCTGGCGTCCCCGCCGCTGGTCGTCGCGTACGCCCTGGCCGGCTCGATGACGGTGGACATCACCCGGGAGTCCCTCGGCCTGGACCAGGACGGCAACCCCGTCTTCCTGAAGGACATCTGGCCGACCGAGGCCGAGGTCAACGACGTCGTCGCCAACACCATCGGCGAGGACATGTTCTCCAAGTCCTACGCCGACGTCTTCGCCGGCGACGCCCAGTGGCAGGCGCTGCCGATTCCGACCGGCGACACCTTCGAGTGGGACACCGAGTCCACCTACGTCCGCAAGCCCCCGTACTTCGAGGGCATGGGCATGGACCCGGCCCCGGTCGAGGACATCGCCGGCGCCCGCGTCCTCGCCAAGCTCGGCGACTCGGTCACCACCGACCACATCTCCCCGGCCGGTGCCATCAAGGCCGACACCCCGGCCGGCAAGTACCTCACGGAGCACGGCGTCGAGCGCCGCGACTTCAACAGCTACGGCTCCCGCCGCGGCAACCACGAGGTCATGATCCGCGGCACGTTCGCCAACATCCGCCTGCGCAACCAGATCGCGCCGGGCACCGAGGGCGGCTACACGCGCGACTTCACACGGTCCGCCGAAGGCGAAGGCGGAGCCCCGGTGTCGTTCATCTACGACGCCTCGCGCAACTACATCGACCAGGGCATCCCGCTGGTCGTTCTGGCGGGCAAGGAGTACGGCTCCGGCTCGTCCCGCGACTGGGCGGCCAAGGGCACCGCGCTGCTCGGCGTCAAGGCCGTCATCGCCGAGTCCTACGAGCGCATCCACCGCTCGAACCTCATCGGCATGGGCGTCCTGCCGCTCCAGTTCCCGGAGGGCCACACCGCCGAGACGCTCGGCCTCACCGGCGAGGAGACCTTCTCCTTCACCGGCGTCACCGAGCTGAACAACGGCACCATCCCGGGCACGGTGAAGGTCACCACCGACACGGGCGTCGAGTTCGACGCGGTCGTCCGCATCGACACCCCCGGCGAGGCGGACTACTACCGCAACGGCGGCATCCTGCAGTACGTGCTGCGCAGCCTGATCAGCACGTAA
- a CDS encoding UDP-N-acetylglucosamine 1-carboxyvinyltransferase, with translation MSDDYLVRIGKLIRDARQHRGWTQAQLAEALATSQSAVNRIERGNQNISLEMIARIGEALDSEIVSLGYSGPMHLRVVGGRRLSGAIDVKTSKNACVALLCASLLNKGRTVLRRVARIEEVYRLLEVLGSIGVRTRWINEGVDLEIVPPATLDLDSIDADAARRTRSIIMFLGPLLHRTDRFMLPYAGGCDLGTRTVEPHMIALRRFGLEIAATEGQYHAVVDRSVSPGRPIVLTERGDTVTENALLAAARHDGVTVVRNASSNYMVQDLCFFLEALGVRVEGIGTTTLTVHGMETIDVDVDYSPSEDPVEAMSLLAAAVVTESELTVRRVPIEFLEIELAVLEEMGLDHDRTPEYVADNGRTRLVDLTVRPSKLEAPIDKIHPMPFPGLNIDNVPFFAAIAAVAQGQTLIHDWVYDNRAIYLTDLNRLGGRLQLLDPHRVLVEGPTRWRAAEMMCPPALRPAVVVLLAMMAAEGTSVLRNVYVINRGYEDLAERLNSVGAQIEIFRDI, from the coding sequence ATGTCAGACGACTACCTCGTACGCATCGGCAAGCTCATCCGTGACGCCCGGCAACACCGCGGCTGGACACAGGCACAGCTGGCGGAGGCACTCGCCACCAGCCAGAGCGCCGTCAACCGTATCGAACGCGGCAACCAGAACATCAGCCTTGAGATGATCGCCCGCATCGGTGAGGCGCTCGACAGCGAGATCGTCTCCCTGGGCTACTCCGGTCCGATGCACCTGCGGGTCGTCGGCGGCCGCCGCCTGTCGGGCGCCATCGATGTGAAGACGAGCAAGAACGCGTGCGTGGCACTGCTGTGCGCCTCCCTGCTCAACAAGGGCCGCACGGTGCTGCGCCGCGTCGCCCGCATCGAGGAGGTGTACCGCCTCCTGGAGGTGCTGGGCTCGATCGGCGTCCGCACGCGGTGGATCAACGAGGGCGTCGACCTGGAGATCGTGCCGCCCGCCACGCTGGACCTCGACTCCATCGATGCGGACGCGGCCCGCCGCACCCGCTCCATCATCATGTTCCTCGGCCCGCTGCTGCACCGCACGGACCGCTTCATGCTGCCGTACGCCGGCGGCTGCGACCTCGGTACACGTACCGTCGAGCCGCACATGATCGCGCTGCGCCGGTTCGGCCTGGAGATCGCCGCGACCGAGGGCCAGTACCACGCGGTGGTGGACCGTTCCGTCAGCCCCGGCCGGCCGATCGTGCTGACCGAGCGCGGGGACACGGTCACCGAGAACGCGCTGCTGGCCGCCGCCCGGCACGACGGCGTGACCGTCGTCCGCAACGCCTCGTCCAACTACATGGTCCAGGACCTGTGCTTCTTCCTGGAGGCCCTGGGCGTCAGGGTCGAGGGCATCGGCACCACCACGCTCACCGTGCACGGCATGGAGACCATCGACGTCGACGTGGACTACTCCCCCTCCGAGGACCCGGTAGAGGCGATGAGCCTGCTCGCCGCGGCCGTCGTCACCGAGTCCGAGCTGACGGTGCGCCGGGTGCCGATCGAGTTCCTGGAGATCGAGCTCGCGGTCCTGGAGGAGATGGGCCTCGACCACGACCGCACCCCCGAGTACGTCGCGGACAACGGCCGCACCCGGCTGGTCGACCTCACGGTCCGGCCCTCCAAGCTGGAGGCGCCGATCGACAAGATCCACCCGATGCCGTTCCCCGGCCTGAACATCGACAACGTCCCGTTCTTCGCGGCGATCGCGGCGGTGGCGCAGGGCCAGACCTTGATCCACGACTGGGTCTACGACAACCGCGCCATCTACCTGACCGACCTCAACCGCCTCGGCGGGCGCCTCCAACTCCTGGACCCCCACCGCGTCCTGGTGGAGGGCCCCACCCGCTGGCGCGCCGCCGAGATGATGTGCCCCCCGGCCCTGCGCCCCGCCGTGGTCGTCCTGCTGGCGATGATGGCCGCCGAAGGTACGTCCGTCCTCCGCAACGTCTACGTCATCAACCGCGGTTACGAGGATCTGGCCGAGCGCCTCAACTCGGTGGGGGCGCAGATCGAGATCTTCCGGGACATCTGA